Proteins co-encoded in one Pseudomonas fluorescens genomic window:
- a CDS encoding NADH:ubiquinone oxidoreductase subunit N, which produces MKNPYALGFWCALVALVLLSATYFYGIMLAHQIDKAMVFLDSATALIAVMAIVVVAWASVQVQRLKKRQLQQSKTLLLIWDTKVALRKVETVFDRYFWGSYWQPGRTFAEVMGELTGTPLEKSLEALKKQCLALDKQVADDGWHWLNNARELSDVATAMARERYQLDFCDPRGDGPGGAVIDRDFEVLVYTWTARLKSFDHQLDEIELQYS; this is translated from the coding sequence ATGAAAAACCCTTACGCTCTCGGCTTCTGGTGCGCCCTGGTCGCACTGGTGCTGCTGTCGGCCACCTATTTCTACGGCATCATGCTGGCTCATCAGATCGACAAGGCGATGGTCTTCCTCGACAGCGCGACCGCGCTGATCGCGGTGATGGCGATCGTGGTGGTGGCCTGGGCATCGGTCCAGGTGCAGCGGCTCAAGAAACGCCAGCTTCAGCAAAGCAAGACGCTGCTGCTGATCTGGGACACCAAAGTCGCACTGCGCAAAGTCGAAACCGTGTTCGACCGCTACTTTTGGGGCAGCTACTGGCAACCGGGACGCACTTTCGCCGAGGTCATGGGCGAACTCACCGGCACTCCGCTGGAAAAAAGCCTCGAAGCCCTGAAAAAACAATGCCTGGCTCTGGACAAACAAGTCGCCGATGACGGCTGGCACTGGTTGAACAATGCCCGTGAATTGTCCGATGTCGCGACCGCCATGGCCCGCGAGCGCTATCAGCTGGATTTCTGCGACCCACGCGGCGACGGGCCGGGCGGGGCGGTGATCGACCGGGATTTCGAGGTGCTGGTGTACACCTGGACCGCACGCCTGAAAAGCTTCGATCATCAGCTCGATGAGATCGAGCTGCAGTATTCCTGA
- a CDS encoding YdgA family protein, which translates to MNKSAGVLLGIVVAIGAISVGGAWYTGTKIEGVLNNAVANANSELQTAMAGSNGSASLELVSLERNTFSSTAHYRLKGEGEMFGEAPVELLFVDHIEHGPLPFSRLVSLKWLPVMATSHYELEKTPITEKWFAATKGAAPLKGVVNIGYDQSTTGNIELLPLETALDDKSSLKFSGLNMDISASAQAQKVKANGYMDSLHLTTVAEDQAPVQIELNGLTLASNLAKSSYGYYTGENTLELTSSKTTFGAKQSVLGVKNFEMKNLTEENGTNASGRADYKIGEVTLNDKKIGSANLAMSLKNLDIPSALSLMQIYQTKLQPYEKAAAEASAAGLPAPELNLTEAESTQVKADLQKLLAAGPQLALEDLSLKTANGESRANLVLDLTKPQSMDLPPDQLGKQLIALLDVNVLVSKPMLVDLLSVQAQLDGQTDAKAIVDQASAGADMFAGMAVGSQLATLDGTNVVTKLHYAANQVEFNGQKMTVEQFVGFLMSKFAGVNVSQEQ; encoded by the coding sequence ATGAATAAATCAGCAGGCGTGCTTCTCGGAATTGTTGTTGCGATCGGCGCCATTAGCGTCGGCGGGGCCTGGTACACCGGCACCAAAATCGAAGGCGTACTGAACAATGCCGTCGCCAATGCCAACAGCGAGTTGCAGACCGCCATGGCCGGCTCCAACGGCAGTGCGTCGCTGGAACTGGTGTCGCTGGAACGCAACACCTTCAGCAGCACCGCGCACTATCGCCTCAAGGGTGAAGGCGAGATGTTCGGCGAAGCGCCGGTCGAGCTGCTGTTCGTCGACCATATCGAGCACGGCCCGCTGCCGTTCTCGCGTCTGGTCTCGCTGAAATGGCTGCCGGTCATGGCCACCAGTCACTATGAGCTGGAAAAGACCCCGATCACCGAGAAATGGTTCGCCGCCACCAAGGGCGCTGCGCCACTCAAAGGTGTGGTCAACATCGGCTATGACCAGTCCACCACTGGCAATATCGAACTGCTGCCGCTGGAAACCGCGCTGGACGACAAGTCGAGCCTGAAGTTTTCCGGCCTGAACATGGACATTTCCGCCAGTGCCCAGGCACAGAAGGTCAAGGCCAACGGCTACATGGACAGCCTGCACCTGACCACCGTGGCTGAAGACCAGGCGCCGGTGCAGATCGAACTCAATGGCCTGACCCTGGCCAGCAACCTCGCCAAGAGCAGCTATGGCTACTACACCGGCGAAAACACCCTGGAACTGACCAGCAGCAAGACTACCTTCGGCGCCAAGCAGTCCGTGCTGGGCGTGAAGAACTTCGAGATGAAGAACCTCACCGAAGAAAACGGCACGAACGCTTCCGGCCGTGCCGACTACAAAATCGGTGAAGTGACCCTCAACGACAAGAAAATCGGTTCGGCCAATCTGGCCATGAGCCTTAAAAACCTCGACATCCCGTCGGCTCTGTCGCTGATGCAGATCTACCAGACCAAGCTGCAGCCATACGAAAAAGCCGCTGCCGAAGCCTCCGCCGCCGGTCTGCCGGCACCGGAGCTGAACCTGACCGAAGCCGAGTCCACTCAGGTCAAGGCTGACCTGCAAAAACTGCTGGCGGCCGGGCCGCAACTGGCGCTGGAAGACCTGTCGCTGAAAACCGCCAACGGTGAAAGCCGTGCCAATCTGGTGCTCGACCTGACCAAGCCACAGTCGATGGACCTGCCGCCGGATCAACTGGGCAAGCAACTGATCGCCCTGCTTGACGTCAACGTGCTGGTGTCCAAGCCGATGCTGGTCGATCTGCTCAGCGTGCAGGCGCAACTCGATGGTCAGACCGATGCCAAAGCCATCGTCGACCAGGCCAGCGCCGGAGCCGACATGTTCGCCGGCATGGCCGTCGGTTCGCAGTTGGCGACCCTGGATGGCACCAACGTTGTCACCAAGCTGCATTACGCCGCCAATCAGGTGGAGTTCAACGGCCAGAAGATGACCGTCGAGCAGTTCGTCGGTTTCCTGATGAGCAAATTCGCTGGTGTCAACGTCAGCCAGGAACAGTAA